CCAAAGAACTCATAATGGATATGCGAGCGATCGATGCCCATGTCGCGCAAGCCGGTATACAGCGCTCGCATGAAGCTCTCGGGGCCGCATAAGTAGAACTGGTAGCCGCCGAAAGGGAGCAGCCCAGCGAGAACCTCCATGCTCAGCCTCGCCTCGATGTCGTGCGTGTGGCCCAGCCTGTCTTCCGTGCCCGGCGCCGAATAGGCGGTGAAGAGATGCAGCCAGTCGTACTGGCGGGCGAGCGCCTCGAGCTCGCCGCGAAATGCCCGGCTGGCGCTGTTCCGGGCGGCATGGATGAAATACACCTCGCGCCGAGGTGCCCCGTCGCGCCGCGCACTCACGAGCCCGTCGAGCATTGCCACCATGGGCGTGATGCCGACGCCGCCAGAGAGCATGACGATGGGCTGGGCACTGTCATCCAGCAAGAAATCGCCCGTCGGCGAGGCGGCTTCGATCGTATCCCCACGCCCTAGCCGGTCGTGCAGCAGACGAGAGGCCCGGCCATGCGCTTCCCGCTTGATGGAGAGGCGGTAGTCGCGCCCGTTTGGCCCTTGCGAGATCGTGTAGCTGCGCAGAATCGGTCCGTCATCGTCATGAAGCCGGATCGGCAGGAACTGCCCTGCCACATGCGGCGCGATCGGGCCACCGTCTGCGGGGGTCAGATAGAAGGAGGTGATGGCGTCGCTTTCCCTATGCTTCGATACGATCCGGAAGCGGCGATAGCCGTCGCGCCTGAGCGCGGCCAAGTGCACCTCATCCCAGGTGCCGGTGGCCTCGAGTGCGGGCCAGGGTTCGGCAAGCGTTGCGGTCAACGGCAAGGTGGCGGTGGCATACCAGATCGCTTCCGGCCGCACATCGACGATGCGCTCGGCCCCGGTGAAAGCGCCGGCGCGTTCAGCGCTCCAGTCGATGCTGGCACGGCCGGTCAGCACGACCGCCTCGCCGGTTTCGAAGTCCGGCACAAACAGGCCTATGCGGCCATCGCTCTCGATGTTGCCGAGCGTGTTGAACATGCGATTGCCGGAAAAATCGGGAAAGGAGAGCGAGCCGTCGTCGTTGATGCCGAGAAACCCCGGCCGCCCGCCGCGGTGCGAGGCATCGACCCCGGCGCTGCCCCCCTCGAGCGGACCGGCGGCCCGGGAGGCGATGAAGAAGGTGTCGGCTGATTCGATGATGCGACGGACCGCCGGGTCGGCCAGGCTGCTGCTTCGCCCGGCGGCGGCCGAAGGCTCGGCCCTGGCAACGGTCTGGGAGCGGGTCTGGATGTACTGCGGGCAGTTCCCGAAGCTCTGGTCGACCGCGAGAGTGATCCCGCCACCCGAAGTGTGTCGCACCCGGCCATTCATCCGATTGCGGCGCCGGTTGGTGAGGTCGACCCCGACGAGCCCAACGCTCGACCCGGGCGTCAGCATCAGCCCGAGTTCGTCGACGAGTACCGGCGCGCGTTGCAATACCAGCGTCTCCGGGGAGGGAGAGGCCGAGTAGCCAGGCGGCCCGAAGACGGGAACGCACCAGGGGCGACCCGCCGGATCGAGCAGGCCGAGAAACAGCATCGGCAGGTTCTCGAAGAAATCGCGGTGCTGCTGCGGCATCGCAGGGCGCACGAAGCCTGCCGCACTCTCGAGCCAATCGCTGGCGACTTCGGCACGACGCTGTACCGCTCGCTCGCCGGCGTGAAAGGTGTGATCGCGCTGCGCCATGCGATGCCCCTCTCGATCAGGCGGTTTCAGGAAGCGGCGTACGGACCATGCCGACGAAGCCTTCCTGCGCTTCGACTCTTGTCAACCAAGACCGGATCGCGGGATAGGCATCGAGACTCACGCCGCCTTCGGGCGCATGGGCGATATAGCTGTAGCCGGCGACATCGGCGATGGTGATGGCCGGTCCGGCCAGGAAATCGCGGCGTTCCAGTATCGGCTCCAATTGGGCAAGCAAGCGATGCGCCGCCGCCTTGGCGCCGTCGTGATCCAGCGAGGCGCCGAAGACCGTCACCAGCCGTGCCGCGCAAGGGCCACGCGCGATCTCACCGGCGGCCACCGACAGCCAACGCTGCACTTCCGCGGCGCCCGCGGGGCTTTCAGGCAGCCAATCGTGGCCGGTGGGATAGGACTTCACCAGATAGACCAGAATGGCGTTGGAATCCGACAGCATCACGCCGTTGTCATCGATGACAGGGACCTGCCCGAAGGGGCTGATAGCGAGAAATGCGGGCGCCTTGTGCGCGCCGTTCTTGAGATCGATATCGACGGTCTCATAGGGCAGGCCGAGCAGTGCCATCATGAGTTCGACACGATGGCTATGACCCGATTTCGGGTGACGGTACAGCTTGATCGGGGCGGCATGAGAGGGAAAGTTCGAGTTCATGCTTGGGCTCCTGTGAACGAGGCATGGGACTTTCGAGCTCGAGTTGGTGAGCTGTTCACGAGGATATGGCTTTCCAAAAACACGCAGTAGATGGGCAAAGTTGAAAGTCTAACTTCCATTTTTTGGAAAAAAGGTAACCCTGGACGAGGCCCATGCCCGACAGACTCCAGACGATGGCCATGCTGGTCAAAGTGGTCGACGAAGGCAGCATCACGTCGGGCGCTCGAGCCCTGAGGATGCCCATCGCCACCGTTAGCCGCAGGATTTCCGAGCTGGAGGCCGACTTGAACGCCGAGCTGGTTCAGCGCTCTCCTCGTGGGCTGACGTTGACCGAGGCGGGAACGGCCTACGTGGCGGCGTGCCGAAGGATCCTGGAAGAGGTGGCCGAAGCGGAGCGTGGCGCCTCCGGTGAGTTTACCGCGCCTCGGGGTACGCTGACCCTGACGGCGCCGATCGTCTTCGGGCGTCTGTATGTCCTGCCGGTGGTCACGGCTTTCCTCCAGTGCCATCCGGAGGTGAACATTCAGCTGCAACTCACCGACCGTCCGATGAGCATCGGTGAGGAGCATATCGATGTGGCTGTGCGTATCGGCCCGCTACCGGATAGCGGCCTTATCGCTCGGAAAGTCGGCGAAGTACGCCAAGTCGTCTGTGCGAGCCCCGCCTATCTCGACAAGCACGGCAGGCCCTCTGCGCCAAGCGATCTCGAGAGGACCTCCTGTATTACCTTCGATCAGCTGCTGGCCATCCAGGCCTGGCGTTTCGAAGCGGAGGGGGAGTCGCTGAGGATTCCGGTTCAGGCACGCCTGACCGTGAACACGGCCGAAGCGGCATTGGATGCTGCCGAGGCGGGTCTCGGCTTTACCCGGGTTCTCTCCTATCAGTCGGCACCGAGGATCCAGGCCGGACGCCTGGAAACGGTACTGCAGGCGTGGGAACCAACGCCCTGGCCGATCCACCTGGTTTACGAGCGTCGGCCGCTGCTCCCGCAGAAGCTGCGCGCCTTCATCGATTTCGCGGTGCCATGTATCGCGCAGAGCGTGAAGGCCGGGTTTGCTGGGGCTGACCGCTGATCATCCACGAACGGCCACCGCCGATTAGCGGCCCCGATGAGCAGCCAACACGGCCGCGAGGCCTTCCTGCAGGTCCTTGACGAAAGATTCGGGCACCTCCAGCGACGGAAAGTGCCCGCCCTTTTCGGCAGTTCTACACCGGACGATCTGCCGGTACCGCTGCTCGGCCCAGGGGCGCGGGCACTTCTCGATGTCGCGGGGGTATATCGTGATGGCAGAGGGAACATCGACCCGCAGCCCGGGGTCGAGCGTGTTAACCCCGCCGTGGCTTTCGTAGTAGATGCGGGCCGCCGAAGCGCCGGTTCGTGTCAGCCAGTAGAGGGTGACGTCATCGAGAATCCTGTCTCGGGAAATCGTCTCGAAGGGGCTGTCTTCGGTATCCGTCCATTCGGCGAACTTGTCGAGGATCCAGGCCAGGAGCCCGACGGGCGAGTCGACCAGCGAGTAGCCGATGGTCTGCGGTCGGGTCGCCTGCTGCTTCGCATACGCCGCGCGGTAGAGCCAGAAGTCGCGAGTGTCCTCGGCCCATTTTCGTTCTTCCGCCGTCAGCCCCTCCATGGCCAGACCGGGCGGTGCCTGCGCCAGCGTCGAGTGGATGCCGAGAACCTGCGCCGGGAACCTGCCGCCGAGGACGGTGGTGATGACACCGCCCCAGTCGCCGCCATGGGCGACGAACTTGTCGTAGCCGAGCCTTCCCATCAGCTCCACCCAGGCGGCCGCGATCTTCCCCGCGCCCCAACCGGTGGTAGCCGGCTTGTCGCTGTAGCCAAAGCCCGGCAGCGACGGAGCCACGACGTGGAATGCCGGCGCGCCTGGCTCTTTCGGATCTGCCAGCTCATCGACGATATCGATGAACTCGGCGATGCTGCCCGGCCAGCC
This portion of the Billgrantia sulfidoxydans genome encodes:
- a CDS encoding pyridoxamine 5'-phosphate oxidase family protein, with the protein product MAQRDHTFHAGERAVQRRAEVASDWLESAAGFVRPAMPQQHRDFFENLPMLFLGLLDPAGRPWCVPVFGPPGYSASPSPETLVLQRAPVLVDELGLMLTPGSSVGLVGVDLTNRRRNRMNGRVRHTSGGGITLAVDQSFGNCPQYIQTRSQTVARAEPSAAAGRSSSLADPAVRRIIESADTFFIASRAAGPLEGGSAGVDASHRGGRPGFLGINDDGSLSFPDFSGNRMFNTLGNIESDGRIGLFVPDFETGEAVVLTGRASIDWSAERAGAFTGAERIVDVRPEAIWYATATLPLTATLAEPWPALEATGTWDEVHLAALRRDGYRRFRIVSKHRESDAITSFYLTPADGGPIAPHVAGQFLPIRLHDDDGPILRSYTISQGPNGRDYRLSIKREAHGRASRLLHDRLGRGDTIEAASPTGDFLLDDSAQPIVMLSGGVGITPMVAMLDGLVSARRDGAPRREVYFIHAARNSASRAFRGELEALARQYDWLHLFTAYSAPGTEDRLGHTHDIEARLSMEVLAGLLPFGGYQFYLCGPESFMRALYTGLRDMGIDRSHIHYEFFGTGELEAPDELAATVQLPKRATVSFAHSKVQTEWTAQSGTLLETAEAAGLKPSHNCRSGKCGTCATRLLSGNVHYPRKPLISPAEGHVLTCCTVPMDEQVEIGL
- a CDS encoding glutathione S-transferase family protein, encoding MNSNFPSHAAPIKLYRHPKSGHSHRVELMMALLGLPYETVDIDLKNGAHKAPAFLAISPFGQVPVIDDNGVMLSDSNAILVYLVKSYPTGHDWLPESPAGAAEVQRWLSVAAGEIARGPCAARLVTVFGASLDHDGAKAAAHRLLAQLEPILERRDFLAGPAITIADVAGYSYIAHAPEGGVSLDAYPAIRSWLTRVEAQEGFVGMVRTPLPETA
- a CDS encoding LysR family transcriptional regulator yields the protein MPDRLQTMAMLVKVVDEGSITSGARALRMPIATVSRRISELEADLNAELVQRSPRGLTLTEAGTAYVAACRRILEEVAEAERGASGEFTAPRGTLTLTAPIVFGRLYVLPVVTAFLQCHPEVNIQLQLTDRPMSIGEEHIDVAVRIGPLPDSGLIARKVGEVRQVVCASPAYLDKHGRPSAPSDLERTSCITFDQLLAIQAWRFEAEGESLRIPVQARLTVNTAEAALDAAEAGLGFTRVLSYQSAPRIQAGRLETVLQAWEPTPWPIHLVYERRPLLPQKLRAFIDFAVPCIAQSVKAGFAGADR
- a CDS encoding epoxide hydrolase family protein; translated protein: MNRLDRDVQVFEARATDADLDDLRARLAAARLPETETVYRAAPDPRRWDQGVPLADLVDVVNYWRNEYDWRSFEARLDRIGQFRTVIDGLCIHFLHRRSARADATPLILTHGWPGSIAEFIDIVDELADPKEPGAPAFHVVAPSLPGFGYSDKPATTGWGAGKIAAAWVELMGRLGYDKFVAHGGDWGGVITTVLGGRFPAQVLGIHSTLAQAPPGLAMEGLTAEERKWAEDTRDFWLYRAAYAKQQATRPQTIGYSLVDSPVGLLAWILDKFAEWTDTEDSPFETISRDRILDDVTLYWLTRTGASAARIYYESHGGVNTLDPGLRVDVPSAITIYPRDIEKCPRPWAEQRYRQIVRCRTAEKGGHFPSLEVPESFVKDLQEGLAAVLAAHRGR